In one Macaca nemestrina isolate mMacNem1 chromosome 2, mMacNem.hap1, whole genome shotgun sequence genomic region, the following are encoded:
- the LOC105480381 gene encoding kinesin-like protein KIF9 isoform X7, translating into MGTRKKVHAFVRVKPTDDFAHEMIRYGDDKRSIDIHLKKDIRRGVVNNQQIDWSFKLDGVLHDASQDLVYETVAKDVVSQALNGYNGTIMCYGQTGAGKTYTMTGATENYKHRGILPRALQQVFRMIEERPTHAITVRVSYLEIYNESLFDLLSTLPYVGPSVTPMTIVENPQGVFIKGLSVHLTSQEEDAFSLLFEGETNRIIASHTMNKNSSRSHCIFTIYLEAHSRTLSEEKYITSKINLVDLAGSERLGKSGSEGRVLKEATYINKSLSFLEQAIIALGDQKRDHIPFRQCKLTHALKDSLGGNCNMVLVTNIYGEAAQLEETLSSLRFASRMKLVTTEPAINEKYDAERMVKNLEKELALLKQELAIHDSLTNRTFVTYEAMDEIQIAEINSQVRRYLEGTLDEIDIINLRQIKEVFNQFRVVLSQQEQEVESTLRRKYTLIDRNDFAAISAVQKAGLVDVDGHLVGEPEGQNFGLGVAPFSTKPGKKAKSKKTFKEPLRPDTPPSKPVAFEEFKNERGSEINRIFKENKSILNERRKRASETTQRINAIKREIDVTKEALDFQKSLREKQGEYENKGLMIIDEEEFLLILKLKDLKKQYRSEYQDLRDLRAEIQYCQHLVDQCRHRLLMEFDIWYNESFVIPEDMQMALKPGGSIRPGMVPVNRIVSLGEDDQDKFSQLQQRVLPEGPDSISFYNAKVKTEQKHNYLKTMMGLQQAHRK; encoded by the exons ATGGGTACTAGGAAAAAAGTTCACGCATTTGTCCGTGTCAAACCCACCGATGACTTTGCTCATGAAATGATCAGATACGGAGATGACAAAAGA AGCATTGatattcacttaaaaaaagaCATTCGGAGAGGAGTTGTCAATAACCAACAGATAGACTGGTCGTTCAAGTTGGATGGAGTTCTTCACGATGCCTCCCAGGACTTGGTTTATGAGACAGTTGCAAAGGATGTGGTTTCTCAGGCCCTCAATGGCTATAATG GCACCATCATGTGTTATGGGCAGACGGGAGCTGGCAAGACATACACCATGACGGGGGCAACTGAGAATTACAAGCACCGGGGGATCCTCCCTCGTGCCCTGCAGCAG gtttttagGATGATCGAAGAACGCCCCACACATGCCATCACTGTGCGTGTTTCCTACTTGGAAATCTATAATGAGAGCCTGTTTGATCTCCTGTCCACTCTGCCCTATGTTGGACCGTCAGTCACACCAATGACCATCGTAGAAAACCCTCAAGGAGTCTTCATTAAGGGCTTGTCAGTTCACCTCACAAGTCAGGAGGAGGATGCATTCAGCCTCCTTTTTGAG GGTGAGACCAACAGGATTATAGCCTCCCACACTATGAACAAAAACTCTTCTAGATCACACTGCATTTTCACCATCTACTTAGAG GCCCATTCCCGGACCTTATCAGAGGAAAAGTACATCACTTCCAAAATTAACTTGGTGGATCTggcaggctcagagaggctggggaAGTCTGGG TCTGAGGGCCGAGTCCTGAAGGAAGCCACCTACATCAACAAATCGCTGTCATTCCTGGAGCAGGCCATCATTGCCCTCGGGGACCAGAAGCGGGACCACATCCCCTTTCGGCAGTGCAAGCTCACCCACGCTCTGAAGGACTCGTTAG GGGGAAACTGCAATATGGTCCTCGTGACAAACATCTATGGAGAAGCTGCCCAGTTAGAAGAAACG CTGTCTTCACTGAGATTTGCCAGCAGGATGAAGCTAGTCACCACTGAGCCTGCCATCAATGAAAAGTATGATGCTGAG AGAATGGTCAAGAACCTGGAGAAGGAACTAGCACTGCTCAAGCAGGAACTGGCCATCCATGACAGCCTG ACCAACCGCACCTTTGTGACCTATGAAGCCATGGATGAAATCCAGATTGCTGAGATCAACTCCCAGGTGCGGAGGTACCTGGAGGGGACGCTGGACGAGATCGAT ATAATCAACCTTAGACAGATCAAGGAGGTGTTCAACCAGTTCCGGGTGGTTCTAAG CCAACAGGAACAGGAAGTGGAGTCCACTTTGCGCAGGAAGTACACCCTCATTGACAGGAATGACTTTGCAGCCATTTCTGCTGTCCAGAAG GCGGGGCTTGTGGATGTTGATGGCCACCTAGTGGGTGAGCCTGAAGGACAAAACTTTGGACTCGGAGTTGCCCCTTTCTCTACCAAACCTGGGAAGAAAGCCAAGTCCAAGAAGACATTCAAAGAGCCCCTTAG GCCCGACACCCCACCCTCCAAACCAGTGGCCTTTGAGGAGTTTAAGAACGAGCGAGGTAGTGAGATCAACcgaattttcaaagaaaacaaatccatCTTGAACGAACGGAGGAAAAGGGCCAGCGAGACCACGCAGCGCATCAATGCCATCAAGCGGGAGATTGATGTGACCAAGGAGGCCCTGGATTTCCAGAAGTCACTGCGGGAGAAGCAAG GTGAATATGAAAACAAGGGGCTGATGATCATCGATGAGGAGGAATTCCTGCTGATCCTGAAGCTCAAAGACCTCAAGAAGCAGTACCGCAGCGAGTACCAGGACCTGCGTGACCTCAGGGCTGAGATCCAGTATTGCCAGCACCTAGTGGATCAGTGTCGCCACCGCCTGCTCATGG AATTTGACATCTGGTACAATGAGTCCTTTGTCATCCCTGAGGACATGCAGATGGCATTGAAGCCAGGCGGCAGCATCCGGCCAGGCATGGTCCCTGTGAACAGGATTGTGTCTCTG GGAGAAGATGACCAGGACAAATTCAGCCAGCTGCAGCAGAGGGTGCTTCCTGAGGGCCCTGATTCCATCTCCTTCTACAATGCCAAAGTCAAGACAGAGCAGAAG
- the LOC105480381 gene encoding kinesin-like protein KIF9 isoform X1, with product MKRHKNGNKQYFTRMGTRKKVHAFVRVKPTDDFAHEMIRYGDDKRSIDIHLKKDIRRGVVNNQQIDWSFKLDGVLHDASQDLVYETVAKDVVSQALNGYNGTIMCYGQTGAGKTYTMTGATENYKHRGILPRALQQVFRMIEERPTHAITVRVSYLEIYNESLFDLLSTLPYVGPSVTPMTIVENPQGVFIKGLSVHLTSQEEDAFSLLFEGETNRIIASHTMNKNSSRSHCIFTIYLEAHSRTLSEEKYITSKINLVDLAGSERLGKSGSEGRVLKEATYINKSLSFLEQAIIALGDQKRDHIPFRQCKLTHALKDSLGGNCNMVLVTNIYGEAAQLEETLSSLRFASRMKLVTTEPAINEKYDAERMVKNLEKELALLKQELAIHDSLTNRTFVTYEAMDEIQIAEINSQVRRYLEGTLDEIDIINLRQIKEVFNQFRVVLSQQEQEVESTLRRKYTLIDRNDFAAISAVQKAGLVDVDGHLVGEPEGQNFGLGVAPFSTKPGKKAKSKKTFKEPLSSLARKEGASSPVNGKDLDYVSTSKTQLVPSSKDGDVKDMLSRDRETSSIEPLPSDSPKEELRPIRPDTPPSKPVAFEEFKNERGSEINRIFKENKSILNERRKRASETTQRINAIKREIDVTKEALDFQKSLREKQGEYENKGLMIIDEEEFLLILKLKDLKKQYRSEYQDLRDLRAEIQYCQHLVDQCRHRLLMEFDIWYNESFVIPEDMQMALKPGGSIRPGMVPVNRIVSLGEDDQDKFSQLQQRVLPEGPDSISFYNAKVKTEQKNHDHHRALWNEGINVCEVHSRSSTN from the exons CTAGAATGGGTACTAGGAAAAAAGTTCACGCATTTGTCCGTGTCAAACCCACCGATGACTTTGCTCATGAAATGATCAGATACGGAGATGACAAAAGA AGCATTGatattcacttaaaaaaagaCATTCGGAGAGGAGTTGTCAATAACCAACAGATAGACTGGTCGTTCAAGTTGGATGGAGTTCTTCACGATGCCTCCCAGGACTTGGTTTATGAGACAGTTGCAAAGGATGTGGTTTCTCAGGCCCTCAATGGCTATAATG GCACCATCATGTGTTATGGGCAGACGGGAGCTGGCAAGACATACACCATGACGGGGGCAACTGAGAATTACAAGCACCGGGGGATCCTCCCTCGTGCCCTGCAGCAG gtttttagGATGATCGAAGAACGCCCCACACATGCCATCACTGTGCGTGTTTCCTACTTGGAAATCTATAATGAGAGCCTGTTTGATCTCCTGTCCACTCTGCCCTATGTTGGACCGTCAGTCACACCAATGACCATCGTAGAAAACCCTCAAGGAGTCTTCATTAAGGGCTTGTCAGTTCACCTCACAAGTCAGGAGGAGGATGCATTCAGCCTCCTTTTTGAG GGTGAGACCAACAGGATTATAGCCTCCCACACTATGAACAAAAACTCTTCTAGATCACACTGCATTTTCACCATCTACTTAGAG GCCCATTCCCGGACCTTATCAGAGGAAAAGTACATCACTTCCAAAATTAACTTGGTGGATCTggcaggctcagagaggctggggaAGTCTGGG TCTGAGGGCCGAGTCCTGAAGGAAGCCACCTACATCAACAAATCGCTGTCATTCCTGGAGCAGGCCATCATTGCCCTCGGGGACCAGAAGCGGGACCACATCCCCTTTCGGCAGTGCAAGCTCACCCACGCTCTGAAGGACTCGTTAG GGGGAAACTGCAATATGGTCCTCGTGACAAACATCTATGGAGAAGCTGCCCAGTTAGAAGAAACG CTGTCTTCACTGAGATTTGCCAGCAGGATGAAGCTAGTCACCACTGAGCCTGCCATCAATGAAAAGTATGATGCTGAG AGAATGGTCAAGAACCTGGAGAAGGAACTAGCACTGCTCAAGCAGGAACTGGCCATCCATGACAGCCTG ACCAACCGCACCTTTGTGACCTATGAAGCCATGGATGAAATCCAGATTGCTGAGATCAACTCCCAGGTGCGGAGGTACCTGGAGGGGACGCTGGACGAGATCGAT ATAATCAACCTTAGACAGATCAAGGAGGTGTTCAACCAGTTCCGGGTGGTTCTAAG CCAACAGGAACAGGAAGTGGAGTCCACTTTGCGCAGGAAGTACACCCTCATTGACAGGAATGACTTTGCAGCCATTTCTGCTGTCCAGAAG GCGGGGCTTGTGGATGTTGATGGCCACCTAGTGGGTGAGCCTGAAGGACAAAACTTTGGACTCGGAGTTGCCCCTTTCTCTACCAAACCTGGGAAGAAAGCCAAGTCCAAGAAGACATTCAAAGAGCCCCTTAG CTCCTTGGCAAGAAAGGAAGGTGCCAGCAGCCCTGTGAATGGGAAGGACTTGGATTACGTTTCCACCTCCAAGACCCAGCTGGTCCCATCCTCCAAAGATGGGGATGTCAAAGACATGCTTTCGCGGGACCGGGAAACTTCCAGCATTGAGCCCCTTCCCTCAGACTCCCCGAAGGAGGAATTACGCCCAATTAG GCCCGACACCCCACCCTCCAAACCAGTGGCCTTTGAGGAGTTTAAGAACGAGCGAGGTAGTGAGATCAACcgaattttcaaagaaaacaaatccatCTTGAACGAACGGAGGAAAAGGGCCAGCGAGACCACGCAGCGCATCAATGCCATCAAGCGGGAGATTGATGTGACCAAGGAGGCCCTGGATTTCCAGAAGTCACTGCGGGAGAAGCAAG GTGAATATGAAAACAAGGGGCTGATGATCATCGATGAGGAGGAATTCCTGCTGATCCTGAAGCTCAAAGACCTCAAGAAGCAGTACCGCAGCGAGTACCAGGACCTGCGTGACCTCAGGGCTGAGATCCAGTATTGCCAGCACCTAGTGGATCAGTGTCGCCACCGCCTGCTCATGG AATTTGACATCTGGTACAATGAGTCCTTTGTCATCCCTGAGGACATGCAGATGGCATTGAAGCCAGGCGGCAGCATCCGGCCAGGCATGGTCCCTGTGAACAGGATTGTGTCTCTG GGAGAAGATGACCAGGACAAATTCAGCCAGCTGCAGCAGAGGGTGCTTCCTGAGGGCCCTGATTCCATCTCCTTCTACAATGCCAAAGTCAAGACAGAGCAGAAG
- the LOC105480381 gene encoding kinesin-like protein KIF9 isoform X5: MKRHKNGNKQYFTRMGTRKKVHAFVRVKPTDDFAHEMIRYGDDKRSIDIHLKKDIRRGVVNNQQIDWSFKLDGVLHDASQDLVYETVAKDVVSQALNGYNGTIMCYGQTGAGKTYTMTGATENYKHRGILPRALQQVFRMIEERPTHAITVRVSYLEIYNESLFDLLSTLPYVGPSVTPMTIVENPQGVFIKGLSVHLTSQEEDAFSLLFEGETNRIIASHTMNKNSSRSHCIFTIYLEAHSRTLSEEKYITSKINLVDLAGSERLGKSGSEGRVLKEATYINKSLSFLEQAIIALGDQKRDHIPFRQCKLTHALKDSLGGNCNMVLVTNIYGEAAQLEETLSSLRFASRMKLVTTEPAINEKYDAERMVKNLEKELALLKQELAIHDSLTNRTFVTYEAMDEIQIAEINSQVRRYLEGTLDEIDIINLRQIKEVFNQFRVVLSQQEQEVESTLRRKYTLIDRNDFAAISAVQKAGLVDVDGHLVGEPEGQNFGLGVAPFSTKPGKKAKSKKTFKEPLRPDTPPSKPVAFEEFKNERGSEINRIFKENKSILNERRKRASETTQRINAIKREIDVTKEALDFQKSLREKQGEYENKGLMIIDEEEFLLILKLKDLKKQYRSEYQDLRDLRAEIQYCQHLVDQCRHRLLMEFDIWYNESFVIPEDMQMALKPGGSIRPGMVPVNRIVSLGEDDQDKFSQLQQRVLPEGPDSISFYNAKVKTEQKNHDHHRALWNEGINVCEVHSRSSTN, from the exons CTAGAATGGGTACTAGGAAAAAAGTTCACGCATTTGTCCGTGTCAAACCCACCGATGACTTTGCTCATGAAATGATCAGATACGGAGATGACAAAAGA AGCATTGatattcacttaaaaaaagaCATTCGGAGAGGAGTTGTCAATAACCAACAGATAGACTGGTCGTTCAAGTTGGATGGAGTTCTTCACGATGCCTCCCAGGACTTGGTTTATGAGACAGTTGCAAAGGATGTGGTTTCTCAGGCCCTCAATGGCTATAATG GCACCATCATGTGTTATGGGCAGACGGGAGCTGGCAAGACATACACCATGACGGGGGCAACTGAGAATTACAAGCACCGGGGGATCCTCCCTCGTGCCCTGCAGCAG gtttttagGATGATCGAAGAACGCCCCACACATGCCATCACTGTGCGTGTTTCCTACTTGGAAATCTATAATGAGAGCCTGTTTGATCTCCTGTCCACTCTGCCCTATGTTGGACCGTCAGTCACACCAATGACCATCGTAGAAAACCCTCAAGGAGTCTTCATTAAGGGCTTGTCAGTTCACCTCACAAGTCAGGAGGAGGATGCATTCAGCCTCCTTTTTGAG GGTGAGACCAACAGGATTATAGCCTCCCACACTATGAACAAAAACTCTTCTAGATCACACTGCATTTTCACCATCTACTTAGAG GCCCATTCCCGGACCTTATCAGAGGAAAAGTACATCACTTCCAAAATTAACTTGGTGGATCTggcaggctcagagaggctggggaAGTCTGGG TCTGAGGGCCGAGTCCTGAAGGAAGCCACCTACATCAACAAATCGCTGTCATTCCTGGAGCAGGCCATCATTGCCCTCGGGGACCAGAAGCGGGACCACATCCCCTTTCGGCAGTGCAAGCTCACCCACGCTCTGAAGGACTCGTTAG GGGGAAACTGCAATATGGTCCTCGTGACAAACATCTATGGAGAAGCTGCCCAGTTAGAAGAAACG CTGTCTTCACTGAGATTTGCCAGCAGGATGAAGCTAGTCACCACTGAGCCTGCCATCAATGAAAAGTATGATGCTGAG AGAATGGTCAAGAACCTGGAGAAGGAACTAGCACTGCTCAAGCAGGAACTGGCCATCCATGACAGCCTG ACCAACCGCACCTTTGTGACCTATGAAGCCATGGATGAAATCCAGATTGCTGAGATCAACTCCCAGGTGCGGAGGTACCTGGAGGGGACGCTGGACGAGATCGAT ATAATCAACCTTAGACAGATCAAGGAGGTGTTCAACCAGTTCCGGGTGGTTCTAAG CCAACAGGAACAGGAAGTGGAGTCCACTTTGCGCAGGAAGTACACCCTCATTGACAGGAATGACTTTGCAGCCATTTCTGCTGTCCAGAAG GCGGGGCTTGTGGATGTTGATGGCCACCTAGTGGGTGAGCCTGAAGGACAAAACTTTGGACTCGGAGTTGCCCCTTTCTCTACCAAACCTGGGAAGAAAGCCAAGTCCAAGAAGACATTCAAAGAGCCCCTTAG GCCCGACACCCCACCCTCCAAACCAGTGGCCTTTGAGGAGTTTAAGAACGAGCGAGGTAGTGAGATCAACcgaattttcaaagaaaacaaatccatCTTGAACGAACGGAGGAAAAGGGCCAGCGAGACCACGCAGCGCATCAATGCCATCAAGCGGGAGATTGATGTGACCAAGGAGGCCCTGGATTTCCAGAAGTCACTGCGGGAGAAGCAAG GTGAATATGAAAACAAGGGGCTGATGATCATCGATGAGGAGGAATTCCTGCTGATCCTGAAGCTCAAAGACCTCAAGAAGCAGTACCGCAGCGAGTACCAGGACCTGCGTGACCTCAGGGCTGAGATCCAGTATTGCCAGCACCTAGTGGATCAGTGTCGCCACCGCCTGCTCATGG AATTTGACATCTGGTACAATGAGTCCTTTGTCATCCCTGAGGACATGCAGATGGCATTGAAGCCAGGCGGCAGCATCCGGCCAGGCATGGTCCCTGTGAACAGGATTGTGTCTCTG GGAGAAGATGACCAGGACAAATTCAGCCAGCTGCAGCAGAGGGTGCTTCCTGAGGGCCCTGATTCCATCTCCTTCTACAATGCCAAAGTCAAGACAGAGCAGAAG
- the LOC105480381 gene encoding kinesin-like protein KIF9 isoform X3 codes for MGTRKKVHAFVRVKPTDDFAHEMIRYGDDKRSIDIHLKKDIRRGVVNNQQIDWSFKLDGVLHDASQDLVYETVAKDVVSQALNGYNGTIMCYGQTGAGKTYTMTGATENYKHRGILPRALQQVFRMIEERPTHAITVRVSYLEIYNESLFDLLSTLPYVGPSVTPMTIVENPQGVFIKGLSVHLTSQEEDAFSLLFEGETNRIIASHTMNKNSSRSHCIFTIYLEAHSRTLSEEKYITSKINLVDLAGSERLGKSGSEGRVLKEATYINKSLSFLEQAIIALGDQKRDHIPFRQCKLTHALKDSLGGNCNMVLVTNIYGEAAQLEETLSSLRFASRMKLVTTEPAINEKYDAERMVKNLEKELALLKQELAIHDSLTNRTFVTYEAMDEIQIAEINSQVRRYLEGTLDEIDIINLRQIKEVFNQFRVVLSQQEQEVESTLRRKYTLIDRNDFAAISAVQKAGLVDVDGHLVGEPEGQNFGLGVAPFSTKPGKKAKSKKTFKEPLSSLARKEGASSPVNGKDLDYVSTSKTQLVPSSKDGDVKDMLSRDRETSSIEPLPSDSPKEELRPIRPDTPPSKPVAFEEFKNERGSEINRIFKENKSILNERRKRASETTQRINAIKREIDVTKEALDFQKSLREKQGEYENKGLMIIDEEEFLLILKLKDLKKQYRSEYQDLRDLRAEIQYCQHLVDQCRHRLLMEFDIWYNESFVIPEDMQMALKPGGSIRPGMVPVNRIVSLGEDDQDKFSQLQQRVLPEGPDSISFYNAKVKTEQKNHDHHRALWNEGINVCEVHSRSSTN; via the exons ATGGGTACTAGGAAAAAAGTTCACGCATTTGTCCGTGTCAAACCCACCGATGACTTTGCTCATGAAATGATCAGATACGGAGATGACAAAAGA AGCATTGatattcacttaaaaaaagaCATTCGGAGAGGAGTTGTCAATAACCAACAGATAGACTGGTCGTTCAAGTTGGATGGAGTTCTTCACGATGCCTCCCAGGACTTGGTTTATGAGACAGTTGCAAAGGATGTGGTTTCTCAGGCCCTCAATGGCTATAATG GCACCATCATGTGTTATGGGCAGACGGGAGCTGGCAAGACATACACCATGACGGGGGCAACTGAGAATTACAAGCACCGGGGGATCCTCCCTCGTGCCCTGCAGCAG gtttttagGATGATCGAAGAACGCCCCACACATGCCATCACTGTGCGTGTTTCCTACTTGGAAATCTATAATGAGAGCCTGTTTGATCTCCTGTCCACTCTGCCCTATGTTGGACCGTCAGTCACACCAATGACCATCGTAGAAAACCCTCAAGGAGTCTTCATTAAGGGCTTGTCAGTTCACCTCACAAGTCAGGAGGAGGATGCATTCAGCCTCCTTTTTGAG GGTGAGACCAACAGGATTATAGCCTCCCACACTATGAACAAAAACTCTTCTAGATCACACTGCATTTTCACCATCTACTTAGAG GCCCATTCCCGGACCTTATCAGAGGAAAAGTACATCACTTCCAAAATTAACTTGGTGGATCTggcaggctcagagaggctggggaAGTCTGGG TCTGAGGGCCGAGTCCTGAAGGAAGCCACCTACATCAACAAATCGCTGTCATTCCTGGAGCAGGCCATCATTGCCCTCGGGGACCAGAAGCGGGACCACATCCCCTTTCGGCAGTGCAAGCTCACCCACGCTCTGAAGGACTCGTTAG GGGGAAACTGCAATATGGTCCTCGTGACAAACATCTATGGAGAAGCTGCCCAGTTAGAAGAAACG CTGTCTTCACTGAGATTTGCCAGCAGGATGAAGCTAGTCACCACTGAGCCTGCCATCAATGAAAAGTATGATGCTGAG AGAATGGTCAAGAACCTGGAGAAGGAACTAGCACTGCTCAAGCAGGAACTGGCCATCCATGACAGCCTG ACCAACCGCACCTTTGTGACCTATGAAGCCATGGATGAAATCCAGATTGCTGAGATCAACTCCCAGGTGCGGAGGTACCTGGAGGGGACGCTGGACGAGATCGAT ATAATCAACCTTAGACAGATCAAGGAGGTGTTCAACCAGTTCCGGGTGGTTCTAAG CCAACAGGAACAGGAAGTGGAGTCCACTTTGCGCAGGAAGTACACCCTCATTGACAGGAATGACTTTGCAGCCATTTCTGCTGTCCAGAAG GCGGGGCTTGTGGATGTTGATGGCCACCTAGTGGGTGAGCCTGAAGGACAAAACTTTGGACTCGGAGTTGCCCCTTTCTCTACCAAACCTGGGAAGAAAGCCAAGTCCAAGAAGACATTCAAAGAGCCCCTTAG CTCCTTGGCAAGAAAGGAAGGTGCCAGCAGCCCTGTGAATGGGAAGGACTTGGATTACGTTTCCACCTCCAAGACCCAGCTGGTCCCATCCTCCAAAGATGGGGATGTCAAAGACATGCTTTCGCGGGACCGGGAAACTTCCAGCATTGAGCCCCTTCCCTCAGACTCCCCGAAGGAGGAATTACGCCCAATTAG GCCCGACACCCCACCCTCCAAACCAGTGGCCTTTGAGGAGTTTAAGAACGAGCGAGGTAGTGAGATCAACcgaattttcaaagaaaacaaatccatCTTGAACGAACGGAGGAAAAGGGCCAGCGAGACCACGCAGCGCATCAATGCCATCAAGCGGGAGATTGATGTGACCAAGGAGGCCCTGGATTTCCAGAAGTCACTGCGGGAGAAGCAAG GTGAATATGAAAACAAGGGGCTGATGATCATCGATGAGGAGGAATTCCTGCTGATCCTGAAGCTCAAAGACCTCAAGAAGCAGTACCGCAGCGAGTACCAGGACCTGCGTGACCTCAGGGCTGAGATCCAGTATTGCCAGCACCTAGTGGATCAGTGTCGCCACCGCCTGCTCATGG AATTTGACATCTGGTACAATGAGTCCTTTGTCATCCCTGAGGACATGCAGATGGCATTGAAGCCAGGCGGCAGCATCCGGCCAGGCATGGTCCCTGTGAACAGGATTGTGTCTCTG GGAGAAGATGACCAGGACAAATTCAGCCAGCTGCAGCAGAGGGTGCTTCCTGAGGGCCCTGATTCCATCTCCTTCTACAATGCCAAAGTCAAGACAGAGCAGAAG